Proteins encoded by one window of Kribbella italica:
- a CDS encoding ABC transporter substrate-binding protein: MNRRGFLAGLAAAAVAGAVGGCGDNGGAGGGAGAEGSSDKASLTYTAWEEITPAVIKQQLPAFQKQFPGISVASTFTPWKDYFTKLQTQASSGTAPDVFAMNGVQFDLYAAEGKIDPIDQLVSDGQLDLSKYPKALVERYVWDGKQYAVPNNFDSVALFYNRAIFDQLGLKPPTDDWTWDEFLGTAAEISAKLKSKGIYGFTPTMGDSQTTYYNSIPAAGGYVINPDRTKSGYDLPETVEGLKFFADVLTNGTAPTIQQLTDVSGMDWFINGKGAMTWAASYNLADVAASKHAKDIQVVRLPTKKTNQCVLNGTATVISAQSKNKAAAREVLKWLAGPEFARSIAATGAVIPSYEGSQGAFLKTVPDWNLQVFIDAAKDAYLYPTSKNTKAWDQLEAPTLAPLWQGKESAESVGKKLAEQMNAALAKE, from the coding sequence ATGAACAGACGTGGATTCCTCGCCGGGCTCGCGGCGGCAGCCGTCGCCGGAGCCGTGGGCGGCTGCGGCGACAACGGCGGCGCCGGTGGTGGCGCGGGCGCGGAAGGCAGCAGCGACAAGGCCAGCCTGACCTACACCGCGTGGGAGGAGATCACGCCCGCTGTCATCAAGCAGCAGCTGCCGGCCTTCCAGAAGCAGTTCCCCGGGATCTCCGTCGCCTCGACCTTCACCCCGTGGAAGGACTACTTCACCAAGCTCCAGACCCAGGCGAGCTCGGGCACCGCTCCCGACGTGTTCGCGATGAACGGCGTCCAGTTCGACCTGTACGCCGCCGAGGGCAAGATCGACCCGATCGACCAACTGGTCTCCGACGGTCAGCTCGATCTGTCGAAGTACCCCAAGGCCCTGGTGGAGCGCTACGTCTGGGACGGCAAGCAGTACGCCGTACCGAACAACTTCGACTCGGTCGCGCTGTTCTACAACCGTGCCATCTTCGATCAGCTCGGCCTGAAGCCGCCGACCGACGACTGGACCTGGGACGAGTTCCTCGGCACTGCCGCCGAGATCAGCGCGAAGTTGAAGAGCAAGGGGATCTACGGTTTCACGCCGACGATGGGCGACTCCCAGACCACCTACTACAACTCGATCCCGGCCGCCGGCGGCTACGTGATCAACCCGGACCGCACCAAGTCCGGGTACGACCTGCCCGAGACCGTCGAGGGCCTGAAGTTCTTCGCCGACGTGCTGACCAACGGCACGGCGCCGACCATCCAGCAGCTGACCGACGTCAGCGGCATGGACTGGTTCATCAACGGCAAGGGCGCGATGACGTGGGCGGCGTCGTACAACCTCGCCGACGTCGCGGCGTCCAAGCACGCCAAGGACATCCAGGTGGTCCGGCTGCCCACCAAGAAGACGAACCAGTGCGTTCTCAACGGCACCGCCACCGTCATCTCGGCGCAGTCGAAGAACAAGGCCGCGGCCCGGGAAGTGCTCAAGTGGCTGGCCGGTCCCGAGTTCGCCCGGTCGATCGCCGCCACCGGCGCGGTCATCCCGTCGTACGAGGGCAGCCAGGGCGCCTTCCTGAAGACCGTTCCGGACTGGAACCTCCAGGTCTTCATCGACGCCGCGAAGGACGCCTACCTGTACCCGACGTCGAAGAACACCAAGGCGTGGGACCAGCTCGAGGCACCGACGCTGGCCCCGCTGTGGCAGGGCAAGGAGTCGGCCGAGTCGGTGGGCAAGAAGCTGGCCGAGCAGATGAACGCCGCGCTGGCCAAGGAGTGA
- a CDS encoding carbohydrate ABC transporter permease: MTVSTADRARSAAPARPTATTRRRRNRYDGVTPWVFVAPTLAGVGLFYVWPTFQSFYFSFTEWGAFGGTTWIGTANYTRLFADPELLVALGNTVLYAVVALAGIPLAVWLAGLLNRPGLRFRSLFRVLFFLPVVTVPAAVSVVWKLLYNGDYGMINYALSIVGIDGPYWLQTPVVAVVAVGIVGIWTSLGFNMIILGAGLQAIPDDLYEAAELDGASRFQQLVHVTVPLLTPSIFFLTVMSAIGAFKVFDLIFLMIGNTSPVIKQTQTLVFFFYSKGFMVNDKGYAAAIGIVLLLIIAAVTFVQFRLQRRWVHYA, translated from the coding sequence ATGACCGTCTCCACGGCCGACCGCGCGCGCAGCGCGGCACCTGCCCGTCCCACGGCCACGACCCGCCGGCGCAGGAACCGCTACGACGGGGTGACGCCCTGGGTCTTCGTGGCCCCGACCCTCGCGGGCGTCGGACTGTTCTACGTCTGGCCGACCTTCCAGTCCTTCTACTTCAGCTTCACCGAATGGGGTGCTTTCGGCGGCACGACCTGGATCGGCACCGCCAACTACACCAGACTGTTCGCCGACCCCGAGCTTCTCGTTGCCCTGGGCAACACCGTGCTGTACGCCGTGGTCGCGCTCGCGGGCATTCCGCTCGCCGTGTGGCTGGCCGGCCTGCTCAACCGGCCGGGACTCCGGTTCCGCAGCCTGTTCCGGGTGCTGTTCTTCCTGCCGGTCGTCACCGTGCCGGCCGCGGTCTCAGTGGTGTGGAAGCTGCTCTACAACGGCGACTACGGGATGATCAACTACGCCCTGTCGATCGTCGGCATCGACGGTCCGTACTGGCTGCAGACGCCGGTCGTCGCGGTCGTCGCGGTCGGGATCGTCGGCATCTGGACCAGTCTCGGGTTCAACATGATCATCCTGGGCGCGGGGCTGCAGGCGATCCCCGACGACCTGTACGAGGCCGCCGAGCTGGACGGCGCCAGCAGGTTTCAGCAGCTGGTCCACGTCACCGTCCCGCTGCTCACCCCGAGCATCTTCTTCCTCACCGTGATGAGCGCGATCGGGGCGTTCAAGGTCTTCGACCTGATCTTCTTGATGATCGGCAACACCAGCCCGGTGATCAAGCAGACCCAGACCCTGGTGTTCTTCTTCTACAGCAAGGGTTTCATGGTCAACGACAAGGGGTACGCCGCCGCGATCGGGATCGTGCTGCTGCTGATCATCGCGGCCGTCACCTTCGTCCAGTTCCGGCTGCAGCGCAGGTGGGTGCACTATGCCTAG